The following proteins are co-located in the Penaeus vannamei isolate JL-2024 chromosome 34, ASM4276789v1, whole genome shotgun sequence genome:
- the LOC113813796 gene encoding uncharacterized protein, with protein sequence MKLLHCLLAATLATTWCAAFPQDVSHPPTFSGLKAPLLFPNLARRWQGYQRTSDSGISPVKDLGYPPHNEFEYPPVNGFNEFGGLPETNFQSSDLQEREVPDAVSPESLNAYNNENAVQFNSENVPNPFMFEASQYSRIPETIPDFPNHNFNNFPIPYALEYMESRGTRTPRFPFPYIPEFPVPAPPPSPIIPNFPVGIPEYLTPKELPLNNIPGFPVPNTREFQFDAVQRFPALNSQEFLHTVPSNVPEFPFWNFPGFPSVPVVHASAFGLSPPNVPDFTLPKESGFPFGNTPGINRMNIPEFLVPNVPDFNVPNSPEFFVPNFEIPNVPEIPVSNAAIPYVPDFNGPAVPNFAVPNVPDFNGPAVPNFAVPNVPDFNGPVPNFAVPNVPDFNGPTIPNVPFFSGPAVHNFAVPTVPDFNSPVVPNVPDFNGPAVPNFAVPNVPDFNGQANFDVPNVPDFTGPAVLNFPNALDFNGAAVPYVPDFDGLAVPNFAVPNVPHSAVQNGHATQTGEEIKPSEQLLLLDLELQKTHNAPRSPLVTSFTFHPFDTNSQVIPINPFDTNSQVPPINPFDFNSQVIPFNPFVNNDNHLPPTVINPFMMNSQSPSPFMINNQSPYPFMMNSQSPNPFMANNQSPNPFMNSQSPNPFMVSNESPSPLMINMNQSPAPFVTDFQSPSPLMTNQSPNPFMTNNQSPLILDTFAPPINPFVLQKMQDSPPVFGGPQIFDSIPFRPQSADGFETENSEPQLTNGPIHVNAVVNPHASEAFEAPDLQSAVAGRGLDVANRKIFNEEMEKIRGYNPVPATPPITRMEVVKGPYNHLDFDGSYNSIEQPVPFFY encoded by the exons ATG AAGCTACTACACTGCCTCCTAGCGGCGACATTAGCAACTACGTGGTGCGCCGCCTTCCCGCAAGATGTCTCTCACCCTCCTACCTTCAGCGGCCTCAAAGCGCCGTTGTTATTCCCTAACCTGGCGCGTCGTTGGCAAGGTTACCAAAGAACAAGTGATTCTGGAATTTCGCCGGTGAAAGATTTAGGTTATCCGCCCCACAACGAGTTTGAATATCCGCCAGTCAACGGTTTTAACGAATTCGGTGGACTTCCTGAAACGAATTTCCAATCTTCGGATCTTCAGGAGAGAGAAGTCCCGGATGCAGTCAGTCCAGAATCGCTGAAtgcatataataatgaaaatgcagtTCAGTTTAATTCTGAAAATGTTCCTAACCCGTTTATGTTTGAAGCTTCTCAGTATTCCAGGATTCCTGAAACTATTCCAGATTTTCCCAACCACAACTTTAATAACTTTCCAATTCCTTATGCCTTGGAATACATGGAATCCCGGGGTACAAGAACACCACGATTCCCATTTCCGTATATTCCAGAATTCCCGGTTCctgcccctccaccttcccccatcaTTCCCAATTTCCCCGTTGGAATTCCAGAGTATCTTACCCCAAAGGAGTTGCCATTGAACAATATTCCAGGATTCCCGGTTCCAAATACCCGCGAATTCCAGTTTGATGCCGTGCAGAGATTCCCTGCTCTTAACAGTCAAGAATTCCTTCATACAGTGCCATCGAATGTACCTGAATTCCCATTTTGGAATTTCCCCGGATTCCCGAGTGTCCCAGTTGTCCATGCAAGTGCTTTTGGACTCTCGCCTCCAAATGTTCCAGATTTCACACTTCCGAAAGAATCTGGATTCCCATTTGGCAATACTCCTGGAATCAACAGAATGAATATTCCTGAGTTCTTGGTTCCAAATGTTCCTGATTTTAATGTTCCAAATTCTCCTGAATTCTTCGTTCCAAACTTCGAGATTCCAAATGTTCCTGAAATTCCTGTATCCAACGCCGCCATTCCCTATGTCCCCGATTTTAATGGTCCAGCTGTTCCTAATTTCGCGGTTCCAAATGTCCCAGATTTTAATGGTCCGGCTGTTCCCAATTTCGCGGTTCCAAATGTTCCCGATTTTAATGGTCCAGTTCCGAATTTCGCCGTTCCAAATGTCCCAGATTTTAATGGTCCGACTATCCCAAACGTCCCCTTCTTTAGTGGTCCAGCTGTTCATAATTTCGCGGTTCCAACTGTCCCCGATTTTAATAGTCCAGTTGTTCCAAATGTCCCCGATTTTAATGGTCCGGCTGTTCCTAACTTCGCTGTTCCAAATGTCCCTGACTTTAATGGTCAAGCAAACTTTGATGTTCCTAATGTCCCCGATTTTACTGGTCCAGCTGTTCTTAACTTTCCAAATGCCCTCGATTTTAATGGTGCAGCCGTTCCATATGTCCCCGATTTTGATGGTCTAGCTGTTCCGAATTTCGCCGTTCCAAATGTCCCTCACTCCGCAGTTCAGAATGGTCACGCAACCCAAACTGGAGAAGAAATCAAGCCGTCGGAACAGCTGCTCCTTCTTGACCTTGAACTTCAAAAGACCCATAATGCCCCAAGGTCACCTCTCGTTACCTCGTTCACCTTTCACCCTTTCGATACCAACAGCCAGGTAATCCCCATTAACCCTTTCGATACCAACAGCCAGGTTCCTCCCATTAACCCTTTCGATTTCAATAGTCAGGTAATCCCCTTTAATCCCTtcgtgaataatgataatcatttaccTCCAACTGTCATTAACCCGTTCATGATGAACAGCCAATCACCAAGTCCTTTCATGATCAATAACCAATCACCATATCCCTTCATGATGAACAGCCAATCTCCTAATCCTTTCATGGCCAATAACCAGTCACCTAATCCATTCATGAACAGCCAATCTCCTAATCCTTTCATGGTCAGTAACGAATCACCAAGTCCTCTCATGATCAATATGAACCAGTCACCGGCTCCTTTCGTGACGGACTTCCAATCACCAAGTCCCCTCATGACCAACCAATCACCTAATCCCTTCATGACCAACAACCAATCACCCCTAATCCTCGACACCTTCGCACCTCCAATCAACCCCTTCGTTCTCCAAAAAATGCAAGATTCCCCGCCCGTATTTGGAGGACCCCAGATCTTTGACAGCATCCCGTTTCGACCCCAATCTGCCGACGGCTTCGAAACGGAAAATAGTGAACCTCAGCTAACCAATGGACCGATTCACGTTAACGCCGTCGTGAATCCTCATGCTTCTGAAGCCTTCGAAGCTCCGGATCTCCAGAGTGCTGTGGCAGGTCGGGGACTCGACGTCGCAAACCGGAAAATATTTaacgaggaaatggaaaaaatccGAG GCTACAACCCAGTTCCTGCCACACCGCCAATTACACGAATGGAAGTGGTAAAGGGCCCTTACAATCATTTGGACTTCGATGGTTCCTACAACTCCATTGAACAACCTGTTCCATTCTTTTATTGA